Within Quercus lobata isolate SW786 chromosome 5, ValleyOak3.0 Primary Assembly, whole genome shotgun sequence, the genomic segment TTCACCATTTCACTAAAAGACtctcacttgtttaaaattaccGAGTCAGTAATTagtttgtgttttaaaaaatttctaacttagCAATTTCAAATAGGTGAGAGTCTTTATGTGGAATGGTGGACCACATCAGTTGTCTATCATgaggaccttataatttctcttgGTTGAGGAGTTTGTCCCCTTTAATGTTTTGTtggtattaataaaatatttctttctaaaaaaataaaaataaaacccatgTTCTATAACATAGTATTTGAGTTTGCATAGGgtgacaaataaaaatataccaTGTGGCTTgaaatcgaaaaaaaaaaattcaaaacaaaaatttagtgtTAAATTGGTTCTTATACacttttattttgaacaattaACCCTTTCACTTTGGCcttgtaataaattaaatcttttactaaaaatttcattaaattaaCCTTTTATTAAATGATGtacacatattttttttcacctCATCAATTGGTTGATACTCCAAATAATGTTTATGTataatctctatatattaaaaagatttagaaagtcatttatgctttcaaaaaatgtcaaaaatacccttaagctaattagataatttttatttttaaaaaataaaaaatagagttaaaattgtaattcaaaaaaaaaataccagagaaaatttttcctaaaaattagcactctttatttaaatatgagagatgctacgtctacaacatttttacaataaattacaggtggttagttgttattggttcaaatttgaaactaacgctaagattatttttttgccctaacaataataaccagtaacaacctgccacttagaatttgttgtaaaaatattgtagaaatatCTCTCACGaatgtttgaaattattttcctaaaaactagcGCACATTAAACCAAGCAGTTTACTCtatttcaaatattaaattttagtttcttaaaaatccaTTCCTGTGTAATCTCATtaacaatagataaattcaaattgaaaaaatggAATATATAGTAGAATTACtcatatttaagatagtaattaatatttagatTGTGAACTATGAagtaatttatctttttttttttttttttttttgtatggaactttattttcaagaaatcaaatactggataaattttgtttttcttttgtaaattttatattattaagtggattataaatattgaagatagtaattagtatttaaagtGCGGAATGTGGAGTGAATtatatttatcctttttttttgtatagtactttactttaaaaaaatcaagtactgtgtaaatttcttttttcacttttttttttcatttgtaacttttatattattatgtgaattataaatatttgagatagtaattagtatttagagtatGGACTGTGtaatgatttatctttatttatttatttattgttgtatggtactttacctttaaaaaatcaagtactaggtaatttttttttcacttttttttttgtaaattttatattattaagtagattataaatatttaaaataataattagtatttaaagtGTGGATTAcagagtgatttatcttttctttttctttttctttttgtatgatactttacttttaagaaatcaagtactgggtaatGAAGCTAGTATTTATAAAAGTACTTAGATATCCCATGCATTTCTTTTTAATgtcaaaaacaagttttaatATATTGATGTGGAGGTAATTTTTGATACACACTCATGTCATTCAAATTTTCTTAACCATACATATGTTCTACAAAATGTTTtacaacaacaaacaaataaaagagagacttgaaatgaatatatattattttagtgacCTTTCAGTTGGATTAAAATCCTTTATGAAACATTTCTTTTAACTTTCCCCATCCCTTAAAAGacttaagaaatttttttattttaaaataatttggaaATTCCCGTAGTCATTGGATAAACCGTACAGCAGTAACCGCACTCCGAATCCGCAAGATTACGACTCAATAAAGAGTGAAAAACGCAATCCCCACCGTCCATACAGATCAAGAAAACGCCACGTCATCGATCCGCGTGAAAACCCTATCCTCCAATAAGAGCCTACTCCGCCTCCCTATATAAACTCTCCCAAACCCATCAACCTCTTCATCACATTTTGCATTGCAAGTTTTTCTCACATTCCGAATCTCTCTCTAGAattttcactctctctttcaaatCAATGGCACCCACAAAGGCAGAGAAGAAGCCAGCGGAGAAGAAGCCAGTGGCAGCGGAGAAAGCTCCGGCGAAGGCCGAGAAGAAGATCTCGAAGGAAGGCGGTAgcgatttgaagaagaagaagaaggtcaAGAAGAGCATCGAGACATACAAGATCTACCTCTTCAAGGTTCTCAAACAGGTTCACCCCGATATTGGGATTTCGAGCAAGGCTATGGGGATCATGAACAGCTTCATCAACGATATCTTCGAGAAGCTCGCCCAGGAGTCATCGCGATTGGCTCGGTACAACAAGAAGCCCACGATCACGTCTCGGGAGATTCAGACTGCGGTGCGTTTGGTGTTGCCTGGTGAGTTGGCTAAGCACGCTGTCTCCgaaggaaccaaggctgtcacCAAGTTTACTAGTTCTTGAATTTGATGTTTTTGTTAGTTTCTGTTTGGCAAAGCAAACTATAGTTTGTAACGTTTGGTAGAGAAATTTAATGGAATTTGTTGGTTCTGGGAATTGTTTGGAATGAttggttgtttgtttttcaatggGATGTGAATGTGAATGTGAATGTGTTTGGTGGGAAAACGATTGAAATTATGTATTTACCAAACGGGAAATGGGATAATGTTGATTTGTGTATTTGATATATAAAGTGGGttgtgataattattttttgggggagatgctagtggtggtggtgtttttgctaatggaaactgaaaaaaaaaaaaaaaatgagaccgATTTCTATGGTAGTGTGAAATTATAACTTGAATTAGAATATGCTTTAAAAATTGTGTGGgaattttgaacttttaatgaaaaatttccCGGAAAAATCtggattggttttgattaatGACTGAATTTtagtttgatatttttgaaGAGATATGGTGGTTTGGCAATCAAGTTTTCAACAAATTCTTGTATGTGAGTATGGCTTTCTTGGAAGATTGTCAGTTGTCACCTACTCATAAAAATGGTATATAATctatatagttttatttatttatttttattttgtatatatgaaAGACTGGGGTGCAAACAATTTCATTCTACTCGCGCTATCAATCTCAAAAAGACATTCCAATCAACTTGAAGTATAAAAATGTGCAAAAGAACAAACGCACAACCATTACATAATTGCCATtaccatttttgaattttcgcaTAAGTCAGGatttataaatagaaaattttaaatcctGTCTTAAAGCCCAAATCCAGCTACAAATCACGCATACAAACACTTGGACTCTTTTATCTCCTCTCTGATACTATGAGGGCTGTCCTTCAAGCCTTCTGTAACAGATCGACAAATTGCACAATATTTAGGTTCTCGAGGTGCAACCTGTATTCCGAGAGCATATTGTTGATGCACGCCTCAACAAGCTCATGTTCCTCATTGTTGTCATAACAATCCAAGGCTGTGTCCATGAATCTTCGGATGAATTCCACCACACCTTCATTCACATTTTGCTTGGTGTTATTACAAAGACTGACAAACGTTATCCTCTCCTCCTCCTGGAAGAACTTATTGCAGAAATCGTCTACCATCTTATCCCAAATCCTGATTGAAACTTATGGGGGTGTGGCATACCATGTGTAAGCCCTATATGTAAGGGATTTAAAAAACTCTCTTAGACATAGCTCTTCATTACCAGCATACAGTCCCACTGTATCGAGGAATTTGTTGACATGCTCTGTCGTGTTCTCCCTGCTCCCATCATAGTGGACGAAGATAGGAGTTTTGTAGTTCTTTGGATAGTGTGCTTTTTCATTAACTCGATCGGATAGGGAGGCCATCGAATGATAGATTGCTGGTTATTGGCGGTAGAGCCAATCTCCTTATCAGACAACATTTTCCCGCTGCTTGCTTATAGAGACTCTCTCTCAGTTGCTTGATTGACTCAGCAAGCTTTAGCTATTCTCGCTGCATGGTTTGCAACATCTCATAGAGGATGGCAACATCTGGTATAGGTGCGTGGGAAGAGGCATCAGCTGCTACCTCCgctttgctctctctcttcatgCTCTTTGACTTTGGAGCCATTGTTGGACACGGTGATGAAGAGGTATTACTGTATTAGGACTATTTGATCCAAGATGCACAAAGCAGAGAattaaggaagaagaaaaaagggcaaaagagaaacaaaattcaaagctTTTCTGAATTCTCTCAATGAccgatttctctctttttttcatctGCCCCTACAAGTGAGTCTCTTTAATCTTTACCCTTACATATAGGGTGAGAATTTAGACTTGGGTTTTCGTATCCCCCACTTTTTCCTCTTGGTTTCTCTAGCTTATTTGGGCACTGCCTATTATCCTCTGAGAAGAGGAAAGTCCTTGCctcactttttcttcttcctcctgCAACTAGAATTCCTCACTTTTTGCTTTCAATTTGTGATCTCGTTTTAGGCATCTTGCTTGTCTCGGAGGTGTTGGACCGTTTGACCCTGCTCCTCGGAGTTGATGGTGACCCCGATACAGGACGGTAGGACCTGTCCTTTCATGAATCTCTGTTAAGACCGCTAAACCATGGCCGAAGTGAGTTCTGAACTTTCCTTGATTGTTTTGCTTGAGGAAGACGCTTGTGTTGATGAGGACCGGACCTAGGGTCTTGCTTGAATTTGTGTGCACGTGGGACACCCACCTGCTGCTGCAACTGCGGATATGTGAGTAGGCGAATGTAAGAAAAACCACTTTGGGCCTTTCTCTTAGATGTGTGCCTTTGTGGGTTGTTCCAATTCTTGAATCTGATAGGCATGGGCTTAGCCGAATTGGCGAATTATCCCTCAACAGCCTCCAAGTACATAACCATCTATCAACAACATTTCTTCAAGTCTCAGTGCCATGAAATTCCTAGGATCTCAACCTAACTATCACAGCAAGAAAAGTCTCCGAACACCTGAAACTTGGAATGTATTTGATTTATTACTTGATTTCTACAcgaactaatttttttatataagaataaCAAAATTCAACTCCAGAAGACAGCAAATAAATAACTTCATTGTCATAATTAAAcaaagatttaagaaaattgaCTTGTATGAGTAAATAGAAATGTAAATAAGGACAAGGATGGTGTACACAGACCATCATTTAAGACAATTAGCAATATACTTATCATATGACAACTGCCTCAATTCTTGATTTTCATGGAaccaagtaaaatttttaaaatatgtcatTGAATCTTCTTGTTTTCAGTCCCTCTCTCTTGCTTGATATCATAGATCTAATTCATACCTTGTTAGGTAAACACACATAATCTAGAAGATCAAAGCCTTAAAATTGCTCTTTCACTTTTTCACAATGATAATGACAAAAGAATTATACAATTATAAgagaaaattattgtaaaatgtaaattaaataATGCGACTTAAAATACTTACATGAGATCCAACGAGCCAAAATAGTTTCTTTCTCCAATGCCCCTTACTCCACAGTCTCTTTTTTCTTAAGTTTAGTTCTTAACTGCAAAAGCAAAAGGAATTAACAAGCAAGCCCATGAAAAATCAccaacaaagaacaaaaatacataaacataaaaactCATTCagacattttcacaaacaataCATATGCACTCATTGATGGACCTGAATCTTCAATAAGAACTAAAAttccaaacaataaaaataatattctcAAATTCCTTAGCTACTTCATCAACTATAAAACCCAATGGCAGTATCATCTATATTAATCCAACTAAAAAAATGCACatggatgaatttttttttaaaaaccttcaATGTCAAAACAAATCAGAGAGTGGGTAAGAGAGATTGCAGAAATATTAATCTGCCCCCACAAAATCTCTTTATGGATGACTATCAATGTATAATTTCCTCAAATCTTAACTGTAAGAGTTAACCGAAAAAATCATTAGTGCAAACTGCTAAATATCAATGGCAGtaaagcaagaaaaagaaaaagaaaaagaaactaaatgaGAATTCTTAAAGATGCAGAAACTTCAACTCCCTTTGTCTCTCTCCCTCAAACTtttacagagaaaaaaaaatcaacaaatggTACCAATCTCAATACCAACAAAATTTACTCAAAGCGTGAATAGAAAATAGACACAATCAGAGAACtaggttttcagttttcacatagATAAAAGAAGGAACACTGATCAACCATAAATATGATGCAAAATTAGGTTTGAACCATCTATATTAGCAAATTTCTTATTAGAGCAGCATAATGAGTGAAGCTTGAAAATGTATTTCCTATCTGAAACTTGCCTAAGGTTTTATACTAGTTATTAAGCTTCTTGAAAGTGATGAAGAAAAACTAAAAGACAACTGGACTATACTTGTTAGCGACCAAACCAACTGTACggcaagaaagaaaagaaaagaaactagGATTAGACTTATAACAGGAAGGATGTTGGAATTGGTCATTACCATTGGATGAAGAGggaaatatttcatttttttcacattAAATAAATACTTAGTCATCACAGTCATCACGgctactctttttctttttttcttttcttctttttgatttGACAAATCCACGATGGACACCATCCCAACCTTCAAAAGTAATGACACGGC encodes:
- the LOC115991832 gene encoding probable histone H2B.3 produces the protein MAPTKAEKKPAEKKPVAAEKAPAKAEKKISKEGGSDLKKKKKVKKSIETYKIYLFKVLKQVHPDIGISSKAMGIMNSFINDIFEKLAQESSRLARYNKKPTITSREIQTAVRLVLPGELAKHAVSEGTKAVTKFTSS